The Desulfurellaceae bacterium genome has a segment encoding these proteins:
- a CDS encoding acyl-CoA dehydrogenase family protein gives MAGVATLNEEDQQILSTIQRFVEREVKPVASELEHRDEYPHGLVEHMKQLGLFGAIIPTQYGGLGLSFSTYAMIIEEICRGWMSLTGILNSHLLFAHIIAQFGTEEQRRNLLPAMASGEKRGGLALTEPHAGSDVQRIKSTARKHGDQYLINGSKMFITNGRHGNILAVAAKTDPDAQPAYSGISLFAVEKGAPGLTVSRDIKKLGYKGLDTCELAFEDFPTPASSLIGGHEGQGFKQVMGGLEVGRINVAARAVGVAQAAFEEAIRYAQQRETFGKPICEHQAIQLKLADMATKIEASRLLVRQAALKKDRGERCDLEAGMAKLFASESCEEVALDAMRVLGGYGYTQEFPVERFYRDAPLMIIGEGTSEIQKLVIARNLLKEYQI, from the coding sequence GAACGAAGAAGATCAACAGATTCTGTCCACCATCCAGCGTTTTGTCGAGCGCGAGGTCAAACCGGTCGCCAGCGAGTTGGAACACCGCGACGAATACCCCCACGGCCTGGTCGAACACATGAAGCAGTTGGGTCTGTTCGGGGCGATTATCCCGACCCAGTACGGCGGCCTGGGCCTGTCGTTTTCGACCTATGCGATGATTATTGAGGAGATCTGCCGGGGCTGGATGAGCCTGACCGGTATCCTGAACTCTCACCTGCTGTTCGCCCACATCATTGCCCAGTTCGGCACCGAGGAGCAGCGCCGGAATCTGCTGCCGGCCATGGCCAGCGGGGAAAAACGCGGCGGCCTGGCCCTGACCGAGCCGCACGCCGGCAGCGACGTGCAACGCATCAAATCCACGGCCAGGAAACATGGCGATCAGTACCTGATCAACGGCAGCAAAATGTTCATCACCAACGGCCGCCACGGCAACATCCTGGCCGTGGCGGCCAAGACCGACCCCGACGCCCAGCCGGCGTATAGCGGCATCAGCCTGTTTGCGGTCGAAAAAGGCGCGCCGGGCCTGACGGTCAGCCGGGATATCAAAAAGCTCGGCTATAAGGGCCTGGATACCTGTGAGTTGGCGTTTGAGGATTTTCCGACTCCAGCCTCAAGCCTGATCGGCGGCCACGAGGGCCAGGGCTTCAAACAGGTCATGGGCGGTCTTGAGGTCGGCCGCATCAATGTCGCGGCCCGCGCCGTCGGCGTGGCCCAGGCCGCGTTTGAGGAGGCGATTCGCTACGCCCAACAACGCGAGACCTTTGGCAAGCCGATCTGTGAGCATCAGGCCATCCAACTCAAGCTGGCCGACATGGCGACCAAAATCGAGGCCTCGCGCCTGCTGGTGCGCCAGGCCGCACTCAAGAAAGACCGGGGTGAGCGCTGCGATCTGGAGGCCGGCATGGCCAAGCTGTTCGCCTCGGAATCGTGCGAGGAAGTCGCCCTCGACGCCATGCGGGTGCTGGGCGGCTACGGCTATACCCAGGAGTTTCCGGTCGAGCGGTTTTACCGCGACGCCCCGCTGATGATCATCGGCGAGGGCACGAGCGAGATTCAAAAGCTGGTCATCGCCCGCAATCTGTTGAAAGAGTATCAGATCTAG